A region of the Panulirus ornatus isolate Po-2019 chromosome 65, ASM3632096v1, whole genome shotgun sequence genome:
ggggacaacatgctgtcaattggctgaaccagagcatgtgaagtagTCTGGGAAAAGCATCCATGTCTCTCTGCCCTATCAAATGCTCTctacaggtccataaatgccacttacaaatcttcCTCTATATCCAGGTATTATTCACACACCTGTTAAATCTAACATTTGGTCCATACTTTTACTGATCCTGAAACCATGTTGCTTCCACCATCTCTGATGCACAGTGCATTCCACCACCCACTCAATTACCATTTTCCAATATCCCTTACCAGATATACCTAGGAGACTTATGTATCTGTAATTAGAACATTCACATTTGTCCCTCTTGCCTTCACATAGGGGCATTGTGCATTTTAGATTGCCAGTCCTTTGGCACCTTGCCTTGGGCCATGCAAGCATTGAAAAACCCTGACAAAAAACAGTCATCAGCATTGTCACCTTTCTTGAGACTTAAAAGCAAACCCAGCTCTCTTGTTGctttgccacactccatcttcagTTTTTCACCATCTCTTATCTCCATGCTATTTCTTATGACTCTCACTGTGTCCGCTTGCTACATCATTGTGGGCATTTACCTCATCTGTcatattcagcagtccttcagaacactcattccatttctttttcacctcatctttgccTTTTACCATTTACCCATCTGTTCCTCTTAAtggcttccatttgttctctcattcAGCTCACACTATTCACTTCTTTCCTAAACATGTTCATATTCTCCTTGAAGTTCATCCCATCtttcatttgccttttatttCAGCTTCTTTACCTTTCTCTCAAcctcctttcattttcttttatgcttctcccaatcactcacactcctttcATGCAGGTACCATCCATAAACTTCCCTTAAATCTCACAAACAATTCAACATCCTCATCCCTGCACTCAGTGCCCTTCTAATATGCCCACATTTCAAGCATTTCACCTCACATGTTGGCACTGTTTCCTTATATACCATTTACTCCTTGCCCACTCCCCTTGTCTCATTTACTATCACCTAATGCCACTCTTCTCAGTATTTCTTAGTATCTCTGCACATAGGCCTCTTTTCAGAACTAACCGACTTTCACCActttcacactcacctccacttTTAAATGATTAGACATATAACTTGCCATCCTGCTGCCTTCCTGCCTTAGGATCCCCCCTCTTTGGAGTTCCTGGACCCCTCAGGAAACTGCCTTTGTCAGCTTAATTGACTGAGCTTGCAGTTGGTAACTCTGCAAATGAGAAGCTACCTTTAATAAGGCTGTATCTTTGACAGTGGATCAAAAAGAACCCTGTGTCATGAAGAGCCTTTTTATACCTAGGGAGCCCACCTCACACTGACCCTATGTGGTGTGCCCCCTTTAAATTGCAGGAGCCCTTTAAAAGGGTTCCAAGGATtacatgataatgacaatgatagtactactattactactttttttttttttttttttttttttatactttgtcgctgtctcccgcgtttgcgaggtagcgcaaggaaacagacgaaagaaatggcccaaccccccccccatacacatgtacatacacacgtccacacacgcaaatatacatacctacacagctttccatggtttaccccagacgcttcacatgccttgcttcaatccactgacagcacgtcaacccctgtataccacatgactccaattcactctatttcttgccctcctttcaccctcctgcatgttcaggccccgatcacacaaaatctttttcactccatctttccacctccaatttggtctccctcttctcctcgttccctccacctccgacacatatatcctcttggtcaatctctcctcactcattctctccatgtgcccaaaccatttcaaaacaccctcttctgctctctcaaccacgctctttttatttccacacatctctcttacccttacgttacttactcgatcaaaccacctcacaccacacattgtcctcaaacatctcatttccagcacatccatcctcctgcgcacatctctatccatagcccacgcctcgcaaccatacaacattgttggaaccactattccctcaaacatacccatttttgctttccgagatagtgttctcgacttccacacatttttcaaggctcccaaaattttcgccccctcccccaccctatgatccacttccgcttccatggttccatccgctgacagatccactcccagatatctaaaacacttcacttcctccagtttttctccattcaaactcacctcccaattgacttgaccctcacccctactgtacctaataaccttgctcttattcacatttactctcaactttcttcttccacacactttaccaaactcagtcaccagcttctgcagtttctcacatgaatcagccaccagcgctgtatcatcagcgaacaacaactgactcacttcccaagctctctcatccccaacagacttcatacttgcccctctttccaggactcttgcatttacctcccttacaaccccatccataaacaaattaaacaaccatggagacatcacacacccctgccgcaaacctacattcactgagaaccaatcactttcctctcttcctacacgtacacatgccttacatcctcgataaaaacttttcactgcttctaacaacttgcctcccacaccatatattcttaataccttccacagagcatctctatcaactctatcatatgccttctccagatccataaatgctacatacaaatccatttgcttttctaagtatttctcacatacattcttcaaagcaaacacctgatccacacatcctctaccacttctgaaaccgcactgctcttccccaatctgatgctctgtacatgccttcaccctctcaatcaataccctcccatataatttaccaggaatactcaacaaacttatacctctgtaatttgagcactcactcttatcccctttgcctttgtacaatggcactatgcacgcattccgccaatcctcaggcacctcaccatgagtcatacatacattaaataaccttaccaaccagtcaacaatacagtcaccccctttcttaataaattccactgcaataccatccaaacctgctgccttgccggctttcatcttccgcaaagcttttactacctcttctctgtttaccaaatcattttccctaaccctctcactttgcacaccacctcgaccaaaacaccctatatctgccactctgtcatcagacacattcaacaaaccttcaaaatactcattccatctccttctcacatcaccgctacttgttatcacctccccatttacgcccttcactgaagttcccatttgctcccttgtcttacgcaccctatttacctccttccagaacatctttttattttccctaaaatttactgatagtctctcaccccaactctcatttgccctttttttcacctcttgcacctttctcttgacctcctgtctctttcttttatacttctcccactcaattgcattttttccctgcaaaaatcgtccaaatgcctctctcttctctttcactaatgctcttacttcttcatcccaccactcactaccctttctaaacagcccacctcccactcttctcatgccacaagcatcttttgcgcaatccatcactgattccctaaatacatcccattcctcccccactccccttacttccattgttctcacctttttccattctgtacacagtctctcctggtacttccccacacaggtctccttcccaagctcacttactctcaccaccttcttcaccccaacattcactcctcttttctgaaaacccatactaatcttcaccttagcctccacaagataatgatcagacatccctccagttgcacctctcagcacattaacatccaaaagtctctctttcgcacgcctgtcaattaacacgtaatccaataacgctctctggccatctctcctacttacataagtatacttatgtatatctcgctttttaaaccaggtattcccaatcatcagtcctttttcagcacataaatctacaagctcttcaccatttccatttacaacactgaacaccccatgcataccaattattccctcaactgccacattactcacctttgcattcaaatcacccatcactataacccggtctcgtgcatcaaaaccgctaacacactcatttagctgctcccaaaacacttgcctctcatgatctttcttctcatgcccaggtgcatatgcaccaataatcacccacctctctccatcaactttcagttttacccatattaatcgagaatttactttcttacattctatcacatactcccacaactcctgtttcaggagtattgctactccttcccttgctcttgtcctctcactaacccctgacttcactccccagacatttccaaaccactcttccccttacccttgagcttcgtttcactcagagccaaaacatccaggttcctttcctcaaacatactacctatctctccttttttcacatcttggttacatccacacacatttaggcaccccactctgagccttcgaggaggatgatcactcccgcgtgactccttcttctgtttcccattttagaaagttaatacaaggaggggaggatttccggccccccgctcccgtccctctagtcgctttctacgacacgcgaggaatacgtgggaagtattctttcacccctatccccagggataatatacatatatatatacatatacacacacacacacacacacacacacatatgcacatacacacacacacacacacatacatatatatacatatgaaaaatgtaagaaacaatttagaaaacaaacttttagcttgaaatgaatgaaaaaaatgaatgtcacataatggttcaacctctgtccTTGAAAGGCTTCCATTTTTCTCCACAGACTCACACTATCATTCTCCTAAATTTCACCCTTGAGTTCATCATCTTTCATTTGCTTACAGCTACTTTATTTCTCTCAACTTCCTTATTTTCTTAGTTCAAAACACCCATGCATGTAACCATCCATACTTCCATtaaacacaaacatcaacattcATTACTCTCCCTTTAATACCAATTTCAAGCTTTCGATCACATGTGGCAGCGTAACCATACCTGCCCACTCCTGTCTCATATATCACCTAATGCCTCTTCTCAACAGTACCTAATCCTCTTCAGACACCAGTGCAGCCTTTCATCGTCGAATGGGTTTCTGTGAAGTATACCTTGTCTGATGGGCTTCTGCCTAGATCCCCTCTTGCTGGAGTTCCTGCCCTAGAAATGCTTTGAGTAATGGGCTTGCAGTTGGTAATCTGCAAATGAGAGCTACCTTAATAAGGCTGGTATCTTTGCATTCAAAAACCTGTGTACTactaatgatagtagtagtaatgatgataataataattagaatGATATTGATAGtgttaatgatatgtatatagaatatattttttttttgtaggaaatGTGCAACAAGGTGTACAAAATATGCAGTGGATTAAACTCAAAAAGTGCACCTTTGTCTTTAGCTGAACTCTACAATCAAGTTGGTGAGAGTGTTGGGTCGGTAGACAACCTCTATCTAATTGTTGAAACATTGGCAAACAAAGGACTAGCTGCAGTTACAGTCCACAGTGGCACTACATATGTTAAGTTTACCATGCCAGGGGACACAGATAAACCTAGCATCACCCAAGTTGAATTAGGTGAGTTCCTCACTGGAAGTAAACTTAGAATCATATGTATGCATTTAAAAGCTTGCCTTTACTACAGAGAAAACAAACGATTCACCCTCTACTTGCTATTTTCTTAAATCTTAAATGTATCAAAAACCATTGTTTTGAAATGTGTAGATTTATATATTTACCTACATCTACTCTTgttttacactcatagggccCTTTCTCCTGATCACATTGCCATCAAGCAGCATTTTACACATCTGTAAAATTCTGATATTTATGGTTTCCTAGAATtagtttattccagtcatccctcaccctaccaaacagtatttctttacatcctttctaaccATATTTTTGCCCACCTTCTTGCCATGGCCTATAGTTTCTATGGTACTGTGCCATTTGAATTGTTTTCTCTATCCATCATCCAGCTGATTTTGAAACTTAAAGGCTGTACCCATGTTCTAACCCCTTCATTAAAGATTTCACAGAATCATTTATATATTGGTGTATGCTCTTGtaaccagagaggtatattaccaggaCTAACCACCTGGGTAtcatgagggttagtgatggctgcatataAAGACAGCACttctgtggttgtcaagttgctctcctctgactcaagtagctgtcttttctttttacctcacccacatgtagactaatagcattctgtccacaaacatataatctctccttgtcacatataacactttACAATTTTAACTCACACTTCTTGCTttgtaactctggattttcctgtggtgagcgctgtGTGCTACCCCGGCCTTTTGGCAAATTGTTAGGAATAATAGATATAAGTATTAGGTAGGAATAttttggtaggagcattagatagaaatgttacatagaagtagtaataggaatattaggcaggagcattaggtggaagtagtcagtaggaacattaggtaggagcctctgctaaCACTGTACTAGatttgctctctgccagtggcttgttaagggtgaagcattaaaggctaagaagcagcactggagctcaCTAGTTTTGgggactctgttgccatggcctcccccttgagggagttccagaaggaaaTAGGTGTCAGAGACGTAGTTGTATGGCCCTTGCAACATAAATTCCCTCACCTAGCCATTACTCTCAAAGAACTTGATCAGCTCCACCTAGTTACCTTGACATTTCATCCCTCTTTGGATCTTGTGCCCCCACGTTCTTTTCCATCACATATAATCAAACACTACATAATTACTTTTTTTCAGGAGTAGCATCATATTTCATAAGTCTTATATCTGTGCTATTATGTGTAAAGATAAGGTCAAGTAGAAGTGGTGTATCGTGCCTTTAGTTCTAGTATGATTCTTTGTCATGGGTCTTTTACATTCTTAAAGtagtgtgtatgtgcatgtgtgttatgattatttgtgattaTTTTTGCATGCTATGGAGTgagaggtttacactcatgttgcactAGTCTCTCACCTTTTTATATATGAACAATGTCTTTattgctatatgtgtgtgtgtgtgtgtgtgtgtgtgtgcaaaagagtgggaggaagaagaaaaggcagTACATGAATTGAAATGAGGGAAGGCTTCATCACTGGGTCATTTATTGCAAGAGTGATTGTGGGGATAACTATGATTTGATATTCCACACCAGTAATAGTGATATTATAAACCATGCATTAGTTTATAGGGATTTGCTGAGGGTGATTAGGCTGTGATTTTGGAACATTACAttttatatgacagctggagagggGATTTGTGCAAATGAGGTTATTGCTCATTTCttactggtgctgccttgcttggGTAAGAAGAGTGATctgggaaaaaaggaaatatttatatttaatatatagatatgatatttttcattataaaccttgattgccatttcttgtgtcagtgaggtagtgccaggaaacagacgaagaatggttcatccgctcatatacacatatgtatacataaacacccatacacacacatatacatacatatacatatcaacacataaacatacacattcacagacatatacatatatactcatgtacgtattcgccatttcccgcattagtgaagtagcatcacgaacagaggactgacctggcccccttctctgtcccttcttttggccACTGTAGCTTCAAGGAAGCATTTCTGTTggggcagggtaaggtgggctcctttgccATTTGCCAATAAtcatacagtcttgtcaaaggtgATTTTCCCCTTTGATATTGCCACTTGCATATGTATTTACATAGATAAGCGTTAGACATACACTCAGTTAAAATTTCACtctctgtgcatgtatgtgttacATTTTCTCATGTGCATTGAGGACATCACCTGTCTTTCCAGCATCACAGAAGTCATTTTTATCTCACAAGTCCCTTCATGCTCAAGATGTAACAGTTTCCTCAGTTGTTTTGTACTCaccacacaaagacatacacctAACATCATTGCactttttgacctgtggtcccaacttGTGGaatggccagcttcctgtgtgCTACTAAAGTCCCATAGCAGGGAATTCTGTGGCAGGAACTTACTGTAAGGTTTGTGTTTATGAAAGCTCTTCCTAAACATTTCAGCGGAAAAGGACTTGCTGTGTGCTCAGCAGCAAGTGGAGGACAGTGTTACTCAACTCTGTGAGGAGACTGCTAATTTACGCTTAGAAGCTAAGCGTGCATTAAGTTCTGGCTCTAAACCTGAGGTAAGTCAGGGGGACTTTTCCCATTAAGGCAAATGACGAGAAATTTACGTTACACTTCTTCCCTGACTTGTGACCTAGGAAATTTCAGTCTTGAAGTATCAAATCATAATCCTTGGTTAAGCGAATTCTGCAGCTTAACAACTTTTGATCCATAAGATTAGCACTCTATCCTCGTTGTCAAATTCTAAATCCTTGATACCTACTAGCAAACCCTAATATCTGGACAAATAAACTCTGAATCCATGATTACCAAATTCTGATTGCTACAGTAACAGACCCTGGTTCATGAATTAGTAAATAATTCCTCGACAAGTAGTTCCTGATTCCTGGACGACTAAATCCTGATCCTTGGCTCTTAGATTAGTAACCTTTGATCCCAGGTGAAGCAGACCAGTCATAAAGTAGGAAACCTTCATACTTGGACTAATGAATTGTGAATCTGACACTAGCAAAACTTATACCTTGGAATTGTATTCCTTAATCACTTTACAAGCATATCTTGAATTCAGGCCAAAATACCTTAACACTGTGACTGACATATCTTTAATTGTGACTCAGTTCAGAGGACTAGCAAACCTTGATTCGTAGACTAACAAGGCCTTGATGCTTGACTGGCAAAACCTGATCCTTACTTTTAAACCAGGATAGCAAATCCCTCTTACCTTCCTAGGTAACATTGATTCCCAACAGAAAAATGGAGAAGTTCTGACTCTTGGGTCATTGGTTTCCATGTTCTTGAATATAAAACTGATGTATAGAGTAGAAAGCATTTTGTTCTATAAATGCTATTTTCATTCAAAGTTTGATGTTTTGTGCATAGTGAAAAAAAATGACTTCACTGTAATATTTTCCCtttaagacaagaaaaaatattgatTCATTAGGGATTCATTACAAAGAAAACAGACCTTTAGTATTTAAAAAGTTATAGGGTTACATGGAATGAATGTCCTCAGATTGAATGAATGTCTTCAGAATTTCCTGTTTTGCTCTTATGGTAGGTTTGACTAACCTAAATGTAAATTTTCTTATTGAAGAATATCTGGGTGATAGTAAAATTTTGTAGGCATTGTCAAtgttgaagaggaagaagagattgGAGAAGTCATTAACTACACAGCTGGGGGCACTGGAGAATATCACATCTTGCATCCAGCAGCTGCAAGACACTCGGATTAACAAGTAGGTTACAAAGAATTTTGCTGATTTACTAGTAATGACAGGTGTAGTGCAGAATATTCCTGTTTTTTTAGGAACTACATATGCACCCATAATCTTTCTGATGGATTTTCCTTAAACTGTATACCAGATAAAGATAAAACATCGGAAAAATTAACACATTTTGCATTAGTTCATCATTCTGTCTGTTTATTGAAATTTCCCTTATACTTGTTTAGAACAGTTTAGGCAGAAATTTCTTCAAATACTCCAGGTAATGTGAGTTCTTTGAACTTTGCATATTGCAAGGAATTAAACTGTAAAAATGTTAGGAATATGATCATAATATAGCAAATGATATTACTCTTTATGACTAGAATAAAAGGAACAACAGTAGGTGGAAAGGAGCAAATAAATAGGGAATCAGGAAGGAGCAGTCTATGTAATAGGGTGTCATATTTCAGGCTTGGAATATAGTATGGCCATAACTAAATGAAGGTAATATTTAATGAGGGAAAAGAGGCAGTAAAGATAAGCTATTCTGTAATCTTGatcatacatttctaataaaATAGTGTTTTCATGAGCAGTTTCACCTAGTTTTAGTATACTCAGTATTATGCTTTTATCTAAGGTACCATAACCCTTATGTACATGAAGGTGGCTCTTTGAAATTTATCTTTTAACCTCTTTGAGTTTTGTAATGTATGTGATATTGATATCTTAAATGTTGCTGCTTACATTTATTATGAGACATCGTTGCAAATGTAATTTTAACATTTCTAATGGGAACTTGTAAAAATCATGTTGGTGACAATGAATCTTGCATCAGGCCAAATCTTTTACTTGTATCACTCAGAACAAGATTCATATGGTGTCATGTCACAGCAGATAAACCTAGAATGTGTTCACATATAATCTGGTTTGGTATTCGTTTCTATATGCAAGACATTCCAGCTACTCATGTAGGTGGACTGACACTGGAATGGCATTACAGTTGAAACATTGAAATAATTATCCTTGTTAAGCAGTCCATCATGAAAGCTCCTGAAACACTCCACACTTAAGTTCATCTCACTTACCAGAGCTCTTGGCATACCTCTAGGTTTTTTGTCCATCTTAGATGCTACAGTACTCTTGACTAGCTTTTCACAACCATCCTTACTGACCATTACTCCCAAAGACAGAAGCTTGTTTGCAAGTAGTGATTCACATTCACTTACAGTAGTATCACATTTTGAATACTGATCATAGAAAATCATGAACTCTAGTTATTTTTATGTTCTAAACTTGTTATTAAGTGAACCACTATTCTTCTCATCTCCCCTGATTGGTGgtgatatatattatcatttgcaCTGGCATATGTCAGACAACTTTGAGATAagcttaattttttttccacaataAGTAAGAGTAAAttgtttgtgattttttttgtggTACAAATAGTTGATTTTTGAGAACTGATATTAAAGCATTGTTGTCAGTATTTTATGATCTTTGTTTTATTCAAAGGCAAGTGTTAGAAGCTTTCCGAGTGGGTGTAGAGGCTCTACGTACAGCTGTGTCAGGAGATACATCGCCTGATAGTGTTGCTGAAACTATGGATGATGTACAGCAGGTGATGTCTGGTAGTATTTGTTAGGCAATAAGCTTTGATAAAGGTGTTTGTTCAAGATCATATTATTGTGCATAGAGTGAAGAATACATCTATTCACTAACTGACTTCTGAGCTACTTGCTAAATAATATTGCATTATAATAGCTTCAAGATATTTTTGTGCATAATTGTACTGTTATGATTGGGTTTATGATAGATCAACTCGCTTTAATATATGATAAGTTTACACAACGTATTGGCAGCATAACTTTCCACCTTACACCTGATCACTCGTGTATATTTTTTGTGAAATTCATTGTTAAGTGTAGCATACAGTATCTTTGTCCTTCCCTGAAGAATCTGATGTCTTGGATGTGAATGAAGCCTTATGTTAGAGTTCATACCTAAGTTTTTAAACTTCTCTGAAATGGCTTTACTCTTTCAAAAAGGTAGtttatggaaatgaaaaaatgttttatgaATATGATCATGGTTTATAGATGAGAAATGCTGCATTGACTTGAGTTTTGTTTGCACAGGTATTAGATGAGTGCCAAGATGTTAGTTCAGTGCTTGCAGCTGGCATAAAATCACCAAAcactgaggaagatgaagatattTTGCTGTCGGAATTGAATCACTTATTGGAACATGAGGAAGGACCTCAACAGGTGGATCAGCAGTATGCAAATGAGAACACAGGTAGGTGTAAAGAATATAtgtactttatatacatataaggcaTCTCTACAAACTGATAAAGTGCACTGTCCAGTCTGTTATATACTAAATTGTGTAGATAACTTTTTCATTGATTTTACAAAATATGGACATTGATACATCAGTATATttgtaaaaaatttttcttttctcagCTCCCAAACTAATTATT
Encoded here:
- the LOC139746475 gene encoding charged multivesicular body protein 7-like isoform X1, whose protein sequence is MSSPTDYLPPEWHDEERMRVLLGPMPLPHDAVARKARCTFWSAAIHHWCRVKLKFTFTFQECQRAFRRGTQNPLSLPGVLLHMNSLGEVIPVDQLPQGERSVESWAHWGYRVLVVTPFNYSWNKLKEALGVSNILETTLVNTLVLQEMCNKVYKICSGLNSKSAPLSLAELYNQVGESVGSVDNLYLIVETLANKGLAAVTVHSGTTYVKFTMPGDTDKPSITQVELAEKDLLCAQQQVEDSVTQLCEETANLRLEAKRALSSGSKPEALSMLKRKKRLEKSLTTQLGALENITSCIQQLQDTRINKQVLEAFRVGVEALRTAVSGDTSPDSVAETMDDVQQVLDECQDVSSVLAAGIKSPNTEEDEDILLSELNHLLEHEEGPQQVDQQYANENTDLHLPDVPKRSPLSSFNLSSEGTPEKFA
- the LOC139746475 gene encoding charged multivesicular body protein 7-like isoform X2; amino-acid sequence: MNVKSRRWLQSDCFKECQRAFRRGTQNPLSLPGVLLHMNSLGEVIPVDQLPQGERSVESWAHWGYRVLVVTPFNYSWNKLKEALGVSNILETTLVNTLVLQEMCNKVYKICSGLNSKSAPLSLAELYNQVGESVGSVDNLYLIVETLANKGLAAVTVHSGTTYVKFTMPGDTDKPSITQVELAEKDLLCAQQQVEDSVTQLCEETANLRLEAKRALSSGSKPEALSMLKRKKRLEKSLTTQLGALENITSCIQQLQDTRINKQVLEAFRVGVEALRTAVSGDTSPDSVAETMDDVQQVLDECQDVSSVLAAGIKSPNTEEDEDILLSELNHLLEHEEGPQQVDQQYANENTDLHLPDVPKRSPLSSFNLSSEGTPEKFA